One genomic segment of Arthrobacter sp. JZ12 includes these proteins:
- a CDS encoding DUF6098 family protein, with the protein MTNETETTFDNLKALERLVNEQGQVFLRYSRGYEADAGSGSRDTESGLTLPGLSVNPLTPEPWWTRPLTDWLARQICQYKHLDEKEDRHAWVLTGRCVGRGPDCEPLLTEVRPLGVLSSKLLAEAERVYEERFNARQGPEDQE; encoded by the coding sequence ATGACGAACGAGACCGAGACAACCTTCGACAACCTGAAGGCCCTTGAGCGGCTGGTGAACGAACAGGGCCAGGTCTTTTTGCGCTACTCGCGAGGCTATGAAGCGGACGCCGGTTCCGGAAGCAGAGATACTGAAAGCGGCCTGACCCTCCCGGGCCTCTCCGTGAATCCCCTGACTCCGGAGCCTTGGTGGACCCGACCCCTCACTGACTGGCTCGCTCGTCAGATATGCCAGTACAAGCACCTGGACGAGAAAGAGGACCGCCACGCCTGGGTGCTTACTGGCAGGTGCGTAGGCAGAGGACCGGACTGCGAGCCCCTCCTTACCGAGGTGCGGCCGCTGGGTGTATTGAGCAGCAAGCTGCTGGCAGAAGCAGAGCGGGTCTACGAGGAACGGTTCAATGCGCGGCAAGGCCCGGAAGACCAAGAATAA
- a CDS encoding ATP-dependent DNA ligase, which produces MKGKPSDMGLPVALALARAVPRIPAADALPGGCVYEPKWDGYRVAIVRTEQETIFWSRQGKDLTRYFPDLAATAEEHIPPGFIIDGEAVIWTDGRLDFESLQRRLTSSKRNLPALVSERPASFVAFDLLQAAGTDTRGLVLQDRRELLAELASWWEPPLDLSPITADLATATRWFETMPSTGIEGLVVKGAAQEYQGGERQWLKVKHRETFDVVCAAVIGPINRPEMVVAGLHIEGELRIVGRSSLLKGQPSRTLATHLRPAAPGHPWPTEVKSGAIDRFNSTSPTTALTLVKPLVVEVSADTAFSGSSFRHALRYLRARPELDPADVVLPGHLLRGT; this is translated from the coding sequence ATGAAGGGCAAGCCCTCCGATATGGGTCTACCGGTCGCTCTGGCCCTGGCTCGGGCAGTGCCGCGGATCCCTGCGGCTGACGCTCTGCCCGGAGGGTGCGTGTATGAGCCCAAGTGGGACGGCTACCGGGTAGCGATTGTCCGTACCGAACAGGAAACGATTTTCTGGTCCCGGCAGGGCAAGGACCTCACCCGCTATTTCCCCGACCTTGCGGCGACGGCCGAAGAGCACATCCCTCCAGGCTTCATCATCGACGGCGAAGCAGTGATCTGGACCGATGGCAGGCTCGACTTCGAGTCGCTGCAACGGCGGCTTACTTCCTCCAAGCGGAATCTGCCGGCGCTGGTGAGTGAGCGTCCGGCGTCGTTTGTGGCGTTCGACCTGCTGCAGGCCGCCGGCACCGACACCCGCGGCTTGGTGTTGCAGGACCGGCGGGAGCTGCTGGCAGAACTGGCGTCCTGGTGGGAGCCGCCGCTGGACCTCTCCCCCATAACCGCCGACCTGGCCACAGCGACCAGATGGTTCGAAACCATGCCCTCAACTGGGATCGAAGGGCTCGTGGTCAAAGGAGCCGCGCAGGAGTACCAGGGCGGCGAAAGGCAATGGCTGAAGGTCAAGCATCGGGAGACCTTTGACGTGGTGTGCGCGGCGGTGATCGGCCCTATCAACCGGCCCGAGATGGTGGTCGCCGGGCTCCATATCGAGGGTGAGCTGCGCATCGTCGGCCGCTCTTCCCTCCTCAAAGGGCAGCCGTCCAGAACGCTCGCTACGCATCTCAGGCCCGCAGCGCCCGGCCATCCATGGCCGACGGAGGTGAAGTCCGGTGCGATCGACCGATTCAACAGCACCAGCCCGACGACGGCGCTGACCCTGGTTAAGCCCTTGGTAGTGGAAGTCTCCGCGGATACAGCGTTCTCCGGGTCCTCCTTCCGCCATGCCCTGAGGTACCTCCGGGCCCGTCCGGAGTTGGATCCTGCCGACGTCGTTCTGCCGGGGCACCTTCTTCGCGGAACTTGA
- a CDS encoding GntP family permease — translation MENFTQTLGAGPLLGIAAGAVALILLLVIRFKVHAFLALILVSLLTAFATGIPAGEIVNTLVTSFGGTLGSVALLIGLGAMLGKMVEHSGGARILADKLVDIFGEKRAPFALGLASLIMGFPIFFDAGLVVMLPIIFAVARRMGGNNVLLYGIPAATAFSVMHVFVPPHPGPVAATELYGANLGLVLLVGILIAFPIWYLTGYLWGKFVSTKYILPVPALFGSIDEDQPANPPKPSTVIAMLLLPLVLIFMNTGLDFLDGAGVVDAENQTWVQILSTIGSSPVALLISVLVATAVLGHRRGEQGTALEKVLDSSLGPVCSVILITGAGGMFGGVLRASGIGDALSNSLEAIGLPIIVAAYVIAVILRVAQGSATVALVTTAGLMAPAVVAGSFSPLEIAAITLASAAGSVFASHVNDSGFWLVGRLMGMDVKTTLKTWTVQQSLESLAGFALTLVIFWIG, via the coding sequence GTGGAAAACTTCACCCAAACGCTCGGAGCGGGGCCCTTGCTGGGCATCGCTGCCGGAGCGGTCGCCCTCATCCTCCTGCTGGTCATCAGGTTCAAGGTACACGCGTTCCTGGCGCTGATCCTAGTTTCCCTGTTGACCGCATTCGCCACCGGAATTCCTGCCGGTGAGATCGTCAATACGCTCGTTACAAGCTTCGGTGGAACCCTCGGTTCGGTCGCCCTTCTGATCGGTCTTGGCGCGATGCTCGGCAAGATGGTCGAACACAGTGGCGGCGCCCGCATCCTCGCGGACAAGCTCGTCGACATCTTCGGGGAGAAGCGCGCACCGTTCGCCCTCGGCCTCGCCTCGCTGATCATGGGCTTCCCCATCTTCTTCGATGCCGGCCTGGTGGTCATGCTGCCGATCATCTTTGCCGTCGCGCGACGCATGGGCGGAAACAACGTGCTGCTCTACGGCATCCCGGCCGCCACGGCCTTCTCCGTCATGCATGTGTTCGTGCCGCCGCACCCCGGCCCCGTTGCAGCCACCGAACTGTATGGCGCAAACCTCGGCCTGGTGCTGCTGGTCGGTATCCTCATCGCATTCCCGATCTGGTACCTCACCGGTTACCTGTGGGGGAAGTTCGTCTCCACCAAGTACATCCTTCCCGTTCCCGCACTGTTCGGATCGATTGACGAGGACCAGCCGGCCAACCCGCCCAAGCCCTCCACCGTCATCGCAATGCTGCTCCTGCCGCTGGTACTGATCTTCATGAACACCGGCCTGGACTTCCTTGACGGCGCAGGCGTTGTCGACGCCGAGAACCAAACCTGGGTGCAGATCCTCAGCACGATCGGATCCTCCCCGGTAGCACTGCTCATCTCCGTCCTCGTTGCCACCGCAGTCCTCGGCCACCGCCGCGGCGAGCAGGGCACCGCACTGGAGAAGGTTCTCGACTCCTCGCTGGGTCCGGTCTGCTCGGTCATCCTCATCACCGGCGCCGGCGGCATGTTCGGTGGCGTACTGCGCGCCTCCGGCATCGGCGACGCCCTCTCCAACTCCCTGGAAGCCATCGGCCTGCCGATCATCGTGGCCGCCTACGTCATCGCCGTCATCCTCCGCGTCGCGCAGGGCTCGGCAACCGTCGCCCTGGTTACGACGGCGGGACTCATGGCACCGGCAGTTGTCGCCGGCAGCTTCAGCCCGCTTGAGATCGCAGCCATCACCCTCGCCAGCGCTGCCGGCTCCGTCTTCGCCAGCCACGTCAACGACTCCGGCTTCTGGCTGGTCGGCCGCCTGATGGGCATGGACGTGAAGACCACCCTGAAGACCTGGACTGTCCAGCAGTCACTCGAATCCCTCGCCGGCTTCGCGCTGACCCTCGTCATCTTCTGGATCGGCTGA
- a CDS encoding SDR family oxidoreductase, with the protein MTLNTFDITGRLALVTGSSRGLGYALATGLAQAGARVVVHGRDQQTVAQAAATIGELTGTAPATTTFDVTDAQAAADGVQAIIADHGVPDILVNNAGIQRRAPFNEFDPGDWDDIVTTNLSSVFYVSQPITKAMAERGSGKVVNIGSVQSMLARQTIAPYSATKGAVAMLTKGMAADLARFNIQVNAISPGYFATEMNRALVEDEAFNSWVINRTPAQRWGNFEELIGTLIYLASDASSFVSGQNIFVDGGMTSVV; encoded by the coding sequence ATGACCCTGAACACCTTCGACATCACCGGCCGGCTCGCGCTGGTCACCGGCTCCTCCCGCGGACTGGGATACGCCCTGGCGACCGGACTGGCGCAGGCCGGTGCCCGCGTCGTCGTACATGGCCGCGACCAGCAGACCGTGGCGCAAGCCGCGGCCACCATCGGTGAGCTGACCGGAACCGCACCGGCCACCACCACCTTCGATGTGACCGACGCCCAGGCCGCAGCGGACGGCGTGCAGGCGATCATCGCCGACCACGGTGTGCCGGACATCCTCGTGAACAACGCGGGCATCCAGCGGCGCGCGCCGTTCAACGAGTTCGATCCGGGGGACTGGGACGACATCGTCACCACCAACCTCTCCAGCGTCTTCTACGTCTCGCAGCCGATTACCAAGGCGATGGCGGAGCGCGGCTCGGGCAAGGTGGTCAACATCGGTTCGGTGCAGTCGATGCTGGCCCGCCAGACCATCGCGCCGTACTCGGCCACCAAGGGCGCCGTCGCCATGCTCACCAAGGGCATGGCGGCGGACCTCGCCCGGTTCAACATCCAGGTCAACGCGATCTCCCCGGGGTACTTCGCCACCGAGATGAACCGCGCGCTCGTCGAGGATGAGGCCTTCAACTCGTGGGTCATCAACCGCACCCCTGCCCAGCGGTGGGGGAACTTCGAGGAACTCATCGGCACGCTGATCTATCTGGCCTCGGACGCGTCGAGCTTCGTGTCCGGCCAGAACATCTTCGTTGACGGCGGGATGACGTCCGTCGTCTAG
- a CDS encoding FadR/GntR family transcriptional regulator has product MTPLGSDAPSGSAPSPAQAGTTAPAPVLHNSVLERVGTEIAQGILPAGSVLTLARLEEESGVSRTVIREVVRILESMGMVESRRRVGVTVLPVSAWNVLDPQVIRWRLSGSERVAQLNRLTEMRLALEPTAARLAAARATPEVANELLELARQLRTLGEKGEGNQQPYLDADIAFHALLLAASGNDMLASLHGIVTEVLAGRTDLGLSPADPAPVSFDNHEGVAQAILDRDPDAAENYARGVVMEVWQELSEI; this is encoded by the coding sequence GTGACACCTTTGGGATCGGACGCTCCTTCCGGCAGCGCGCCTTCGCCTGCGCAGGCGGGTACGACGGCGCCGGCGCCGGTACTGCACAACTCTGTCCTTGAGCGCGTGGGCACCGAGATCGCCCAGGGAATCCTTCCGGCGGGCAGCGTCCTAACGCTGGCTCGGCTTGAGGAGGAGTCGGGGGTTTCGCGGACGGTGATCCGGGAGGTGGTGCGGATTCTTGAGTCGATGGGGATGGTGGAGTCGCGTAGGCGCGTGGGCGTGACCGTGCTTCCGGTCAGCGCCTGGAACGTGCTGGATCCGCAGGTGATTCGGTGGCGGCTTTCGGGGTCCGAACGGGTGGCCCAGCTGAACCGGTTGACTGAGATGCGGCTGGCGCTCGAGCCGACGGCGGCGCGGCTCGCGGCTGCCCGGGCCACGCCGGAGGTGGCGAATGAATTGCTTGAGCTCGCCCGGCAGCTGCGGACGCTCGGTGAAAAGGGCGAGGGCAACCAGCAGCCTTACCTGGACGCGGACATCGCCTTCCACGCGCTGCTGCTCGCGGCCAGCGGCAACGATATGCTCGCGTCACTGCACGGGATCGTGACGGAGGTGCTGGCCGGGCGCACGGACCTCGGCCTCTCCCCTGCTGACCCGGCGCCGGTCTCGTTCGACAACCATGAGGGCGTTGCCCAAGCCATTCTCGATCGGGACCCGGACGCGGCAGAGAACTATGCCCGCGGCGTCGTAATGGAGGTCTGGCAGGAACTCAGCGAGATCTAG
- a CDS encoding STAS/SEC14 domain-containing protein, with protein MSEFVVALEDGVLSLRWARGVRITHALAVEAAAALRALSDGQILPLLVLMRGIEGLTLKTRLGMNAYRGFSIVALIGDSPVDEVLAGFAHNSSTPTRYFTSETDAMSWIRSHASFSGDNDKTTVQQHGHS; from the coding sequence TTGAGTGAGTTCGTGGTTGCGCTGGAGGACGGGGTGCTGAGCTTGCGATGGGCTCGCGGGGTGCGAATCACTCACGCCCTGGCGGTGGAGGCAGCGGCAGCCCTGCGTGCCCTCAGTGATGGGCAGATCCTGCCTCTTCTGGTCCTTATGCGCGGAATCGAGGGGCTCACTCTGAAAACGCGTCTGGGTATGAATGCGTACCGTGGCTTCAGCATTGTGGCGCTGATCGGGGATAGCCCGGTCGACGAGGTCCTGGCAGGGTTTGCCCATAACTCAAGCACTCCAACCCGGTACTTCACCTCCGAAACGGACGCGATGTCCTGGATCCGGAGCCACGCGTCTTTCTCGGGCGACAACGATAAGACAACCGTGCAGCAGCACGGGCATTCGTAG